Within the Hyalangium gracile genome, the region GTCGCTCCTCGAGCCGCGCCAACCCCGTCTCCTCGCTCCCCACCCCCTGCTCGTACATGGCAAGGGTAGGGTGCGAACGGTCGGGCGAAGCGGCAACCCACCCACGGCCCCGCCGTTCCTACACGCGGCGTTGCCTCGTCCACTGCTCGACGGAAGGCCTACAGCCCGTACTCCGCGCGCTTGTTCTCCGCGTGCGTGGCGCAGGGCTGATCATACTCGGGGAAGTACTCGCGGATGTACTCCAGCGTGTGCTTGGCCGCCGCGAAGTTCTTCTGGTTGTAGTAGCCCTCGGTCTCCAGCAGCAGCTTGGCGCACGTCTTGTCCAGCTCCTGCTGCGCGTCCTTCATGCGGTCGCGGGCCTCGAAGTAGAGGTCCGGCTTGGGCTCCGGGTGGGCCTCCAGCAGCAGCCACGCCTCGCGGAAGGACTTCCACGCCTCGTAGCGGTTGCGCGCGCCCACGTCCGCGCGCTGGAAGTTCTGCTTGCCGCGCTCGTAGGCGTTGCGCGCCTCCACCTCCAGCTGGTTCGGCGGCAGATCCGGCAGCAGCGCCTTCTCCACCCACACGTTCCAGATGCGCCACTCGTCCTCGCCCGGCGGGTTCTTCGTGTTGTCGAAGGTGATGCGGTTGGTCTCCCCCTTCTTCAGCAGGTTGGGAGGAACCATCAGCTCCAGCGAGCGATCGCGGCTGGCCAGCGTGTCCGGAGGCACCGGGCCCACGTCCACGCCGTTCACCGTCACTACCACCTCGCCCTGGGAGATGCCCTGCGCCTGGTAGTGGATGATGACCACCGCGCGCGTGGCGGCCGCGTACTCCCAGGTGAACGTCTTCAGGTCCGCCCGCTGCCAGGTGACACCCACGCCCAGGCCGAACGAGTCCGAGATGGGCTGGTTGGAGAGCGCATCCGGCTCGTCCCCCGGACCGATGATGGTGGGCCCCGTCATCACCGACCAGTACGCCCCGCCGATGATCAGCGCCGCCAGCACCAGCGCGCCGCCGATGACGCCGCGGCGCACGTTCGTGCTGGCCTCGAGCCAGAAGAGCTTGATCTGCGCGATGCCGCCCGGCGACTCGCGCTTGATGCGGGCGCGCTCGGCGGCGGACAGGCCACCCGCGCGAGCCGGCGCCGAGCGCTCCACCGCGTTGCCAGCGCTGGAGGCGGGCGCACGCCTGGGCGCGGGCGAGGCCGGCGCGGCGCGCTCGATGGCCGCGGAGGACGCACCCGAGCGGGCTCCGCTGGAGGTGCGCGGACGCATGGCGGGCAGCGCGCGCGTGGCCGAGCGCTGCAAGCTGGCCAGGTTCTCCGGATCGGCGTCGTCACCCTCCGGCTTGAGCGCCTCGCCCTTGTTCTTCGCGCGCGGCTTCACCTTGTCCGCCGAGACGATGCGCGTGCTGCCCTCGCCCTCCGGCGGCGGGGCCTGGATGGCCGCGTCCGTGTTGGGCTCCGGCTCGGGCTCCGCCGCCAGCTCCCCGAAGACGAACACCACCGGCCCCAGCGTCAGCTGATCCCCGTCCTCCAGCGCCCGCTTCTTGGTGATGGGCGAGCCATTCACCTTGGTGCCGTTGGAGCTGCCCATGTCCTCGATGAGGAAGCGATTGCCCTCCTCGAAGATGCGGCAGTGCTTGCGCGACACACCAGCGTCGTAGAGCACGACGTCGCACTCGGGAGTTCGCCCGATCAGGACCGAGTCCTGATCGAACTCGAACTCCTTGCCCGCGTCCTTGCCCTCGGCGATCTTCAGCTGGAAGCCCATGGAATTCCTAGAATCCTAGCGAGGCTTGGGCGGCGCGGGCAACGGCCGCGCGCGCAGAGGCCGGCTCCACTACCTCGGCCTCTCCTCCGAAGGAAAGGATCCATTGTGTCAGCCAGCGCTCGCTATCTCCAGCCACCCGCACCTCGACGCCTCCGTCCGGGAGCGGCCGAGCGTCCGAGCCGAAGCGCTCGGTGACGTAGGGGGCCACCAGCTTGGAGAAGCGCACCCGCACGCCCGCGTCGGTGCGCGCCGGGTTGGGCACCGCGGCCCGCGCATCCGCCGGGGGCTGGAAGGAGATGTCCGTGAGCGCCAGGCTCTCCATGCGGTCCAGCCGGAACAGCCGCGAGTCCTGCCGGGTGTGGCAGAAGCCCTGGAGGTACCACTGCCCGCGGTGGTTGAGCAGCTCGTAGGGGCGCACCCGGCGCGGCTCGGAGGTGCGGCCCGGGCTGGCGTAGTCGAACGTCACCTCGCGCCGCTCGAGGATGGCGCGCGTGAGCGGCCCCAGCGACTGCGGAGCCTCCGAGGTGGCGTCGATCTTCCGGTACATCTCCCGGTAGCGCTCGCGCGCGCCCGAGGGGAGGATGCGCTCCAGCTTCTGCACGGCGTTCTGCAGCGCGTCACCGGCGGCCGGGCGCAGCAGCTCCGCGGCGGCGGCCAGGGC harbors:
- a CDS encoding FHA domain-containing protein yields the protein MGFQLKIAEGKDAGKEFEFDQDSVLIGRTPECDVVLYDAGVSRKHCRIFEEGNRFLIEDMGSSNGTKVNGSPITKKRALEDGDQLTLGPVVFVFGELAAEPEPEPNTDAAIQAPPPEGEGSTRIVSADKVKPRAKNKGEALKPEGDDADPENLASLQRSATRALPAMRPRTSSGARSGASSAAIERAAPASPAPRRAPASSAGNAVERSAPARAGGLSAAERARIKRESPGGIAQIKLFWLEASTNVRRGVIGGALVLAALIIGGAYWSVMTGPTIIGPGDEPDALSNQPISDSFGLGVGVTWQRADLKTFTWEYAAATRAVVIIHYQAQGISQGEVVVTVNGVDVGPVPPDTLASRDRSLELMVPPNLLKKGETNRITFDNTKNPPGEDEWRIWNVWVEKALLPDLPPNQLEVEARNAYERGKQNFQRADVGARNRYEAWKSFREAWLLLEAHPEPKPDLYFEARDRMKDAQQELDKTCAKLLLETEGYYNQKNFAAAKHTLEYIREYFPEYDQPCATHAENKRAEYGL
- a CDS encoding helix-turn-helix transcriptional regulator, which translates into the protein MSTVHERLRRLLFLVPYVSKHPGVTVDDLAKALNVKREDLMEELDLLTCVGRPPFNPDDYVDIYVDNDRVYVDLDQRLSRPPRLTAGEAAALAAAAELLRPAAGDALQNAVQKLERILPSGARERYREMYRKIDATSEAPQSLGPLTRAILERREVTFDYASPGRTSEPRRVRPYELLNHRGQWYLQGFCHTRQDSRLFRLDRMESLALTDISFQPPADARAAVPNPARTDAGVRVRFSKLVAPYVTERFGSDARPLPDGGVEVRVAGDSERWLTQWILSFGGEAEVVEPASARAAVARAAQASLGF